A region of the Variovorax sp. 54 genome:
CGGCACGTTCCTGATGCCCGTCGAAGACGTGTTCTCGATCTCGGGTCGCGGCACCGTGGTGACCGGCGCCGTCGAGCGCGGCGTGATCAAGGTCGGCGAAGAAATCGAAATCGTCGGCATCCGCCCGACCGTCAAGACCACCTGCACCGGCGTGGAAATGTTCCGCAAGCTGCTGGACCAAGGCCAAGCTGGCGACAACGTCGGCGTGCTGCTGCGCGGCACCAAGCGCGAAGAAGTCGAACGCGGCCAAGTGCTGTGCAAGCCCGGCTCGATCAAGCCGCACGTGCACTTCACCGCCGAGGTGTATGTCCTGTCCAAGGACGAAGGTGGCCGTCACACGCCGTTCTTCAACAACTATCGCCCGCAGTTCTACTTCCGCACGACGGACGTGACCGGCGCGATCGAGTTGCCCGCGGACAAGGAAATGGTCATGCCTGGCGACAACGTCAGCATCACCGTCAAGCTGATCAACCCGATCGCGATGGAAGAAGGCCTGCGCTTCGCCATCCGTGAAGGCGGCCGTACCGTGGGTTCGGGCGTCGTGGCCAAGATCCTCGACATCTAAGCCAAGCGTAAAGAGTACCGGAGGGGTATAGCTCAATTGGCAGAGCGTCGGTCTCCAAAACCGAAGGTTGTAGGTTCGATTCCTACTGCCCCTGCCACCTAGGTGGCACCCCGACAAGCCCATCGCGATCCGGTGGGCTTCGGCGTCTCAAGGGATGCATTGAATTGAAGGCCGCAAGGTCACAGGAAATCAGCCGACATGGCCACTTCTCAAATCGAAACCGTGAGCACGGGTGCCGACAAAGCCAAGCTGGCTGCGGCGGTGGTGCTGGCAGTGGGCGCCATCGTGGCGTTCTATCTGCTGTCGCGCCAAGGCTCGCTGGTGCAATGGGCTGCGCTGCTGGTCGGCCTGGCCGCGGCCGTGGGCGCCTTCGGCAGCTCCGAGAATGGCCGTCAGCTGTGGGCTTTCGGTCGTGACTCGTGGCGCGAGGTCAAGAAGGTCGTGTGGCCGACCCGCAAGGAATCGATGCAGATGACGGCCTATGTGTTCGCCTTCGTGGCGATCATGTCCGTCTTCCTCTGGCTCACCGACAAGACGCTCGAATGGGTGTTCTTTGACCTCATTCTGGGCTGGAGAAAATAATGACCGACGACGCAGTTGAAACCACGCCGAGCACGCCGGAAGAGGAGAAAAACCCTCTTCTGATGCCTGCTGCCAACCCTGATCTGCGTTGGTACGTGGTGCATGCCTACTCGGGCATGGAGAAGGCTGTCGAGCGCAACATCACCGAGCGCATCACTCGCGCCGGCATGCAGGACAAGTTCGGCCGCATCCTGGTTCCGACCGAAGAAGTGGTCGAGATCAAGAACGGCCAGAAGCGCACCACCGAGCGCCGCTTCTTCCCGGGCTACGTGCTGGTCGAAATGATCATGGACGACGAGAGCTGGCACCTGGTGAAGCACACCAACAAGGTGACGGGTTTCGTGGGCGGCGCCAAGAACCGTCCGGCTCCGATCTCGCAGAAAGAGGTCGAGGACATCGTCAACCAGATGCAGCAGGGCACCGAGAAGCCGCGCCACAAGGTCGAGTTCACCGTGGGTGAGTTCGTGCGCGTCAAGGAAGGCCCGTTCACCGACTTCAATGGCACGGTGGAAGACGTCAACTACGAGAAGAGCAAGGTCAGCGTGTCGGTCATGATTTTCGGCCGCGCCACCCCTGTGGAGCTCGAATTCGGTCAGGTCGAGAAGACCTGATCCCATGGCCTGCCTTCGGGCGGGCCTGCCAGTTTCCGGCTGCGCGTTGTCCGACTCGGCGCGCGGCCTTGATCGAAGAGTCGTTTAACCCCGGGGAGCCGCGGCGAAAGCCCAGGCGATATCACCCGCAAGGAGCAAAGCATGGCGAAAAAAATCGTCGGCTTCATCAAGCTGCAAGTGCCAGCTGGTAAGGCCAACCCGTCACCACCCATCGGTCCCGCACTGGGCCAGCGTGGTTTGAACATCATGGAGTTCTGCAAGGCGTTCAATGCGCAAACCCAAGGCGTCGAGCCGGGTCTGCCGCTGCCGGTGGTCATCACCGCGTTCGCTGACAAGAGCTTCACCTTCATCATCAAGACGCCCCCGGCGATCACCTTGATCAAGAAGGCCATCAAGCTGGACAAGGGCTCGGCCCGTCCGCATACCGACAAGGTCGGCAAGATCACGCGCGCTCAGCTCGAAGAAATTGCCAAGGCCAAGATGAAGGACCTGACTGCCGCCGACCTCGACGCAGCAGTTCGCACCATCGCCGGCTCGGCCCGCTCGATGGGCGTGAATGTGGAGGGCGTGTAAATGTCCAAGATCACCAAGAAGCAAAAGTCGCTCGAAGGCAAGGTCGACAGCAACAAGCTGTACCCCCTGGCTGACGCCATCGTCATCGTCAAGGACGCCGCCACCGCCAAGTTCGACGAATCGATCGACGTGGCCGTGCAGCTCGGCATCGACGCGAAGAAGTCGGACCAGGTGGTTCGCGGTGCTGTCGTGCTGCCGAACGGCACCGGCAAGACCAAGCGCGTCGCTGTGTTCGCCCAAGGCGCCAAGGCTGAAGAAGCCAAGGCCGCCGGCGCCGACATCGTCGGCATGGACGACCTGGCTGCGATGGTCAAGGCTGGCGACATGCCTTTCGACGTCGTGATCGCTGCCCCTGACGCCATGCGCGTCGTCGGTACGCTCGGTCAAATCCTCGGCCCGCGCGGCCTGATGCCCAACCCCAAGGTTGGCACCGTGACGCCTGACGTCGCCACCGCTGTCAAGAACGCCAAGGCTGGCCAGGTCCAGTTCCGCGTTGACAAGGCCGGCATCATCCACGGCACGATCGGCCGTCGCTCGTTCGACAACGACAAGCTGCAAGGCAACCTCGCTGCGCTGATCGACGCTCTGGTCAAGGCCAAGCCCGCGACCAGCAAGGGTGTGTACCTGCGCAAGGTGGCTGTGTCGTCGACCATGGGTCTGGGTGTCCGCGTGGACACGCAAACCATCTCGGCGAGCTAAAGAGATTGGCCCGGCTCTGAAAGGAGCAGGGCGAATGTGGTGGGTCGTGGCAGCTTCGGTTGCCGCGAGCCATCCAAGACCGCTGGTGTGCAGGGCGCTGCACTTAATGGCCGGATCGTTCCTTCCGGTATCCAGCGCAGATGGCGACCCCACTGCAAGGAATTTGATTTTTGTTCCGAAACAGTTGGTCGCTGCATGAAGCGCGATCCGAGGCCCCGGCCGAAGGTCGCATTAAAAGGAGTAGACCTTGAGTCTGAATCGCAGTGAGAAAGAAGCGGTCATCAGTGATGTGACCAGCCTCGCCGCAAAAGCTCAAACGCTCGTGATGGCGGAATACCGTGGTATTTCGGTTGCCGACATGACCAAACTGCGTGCCGAAGCTCGCAGCAAGGGTGTGACCCTGAGTGTTCTGAAGAACACCCTGGCACGCCGTGCTGTGGCTGGTAGCGCATTTGAAGTCATTGGCGACCAGATGACCGGTCCGCTGATCTACGGCTTTTCCGAAGACGCAGTGGCCGCCGCCAAGGTGGTGGCCGACTTCGCGAAGACCAACGACAAGTTGGTGATTCGCGGTGGTGCGTTTGGCGGCAAGGCCCTGGACGTGAACGGCGTGAAGCAGCTCGCAAGCATCCCTTCGAAGGAAGTGCTGTTGGCGCAGTTGCTGGGCTTGATGCAATCCCCGATTTCCCGTACGGCACGCGTTCTCGCGGCGCTGGCCGCGAAGCGTGGCGAAGGCGAAGCAGCACCCGCAACCGATGCACCGGCGGAAGCCGAAGCGCAGCCCGCGTAAGCGGCCCGCGTTCGAAATATTCAACCCAATTGTTAGGAAACAAAAATGGCATTCGATAAAGACGCATTTCTGACCGCGCTCGACGCAATGACGGTCCTGGAACTCAACGACCTGGTGAAAGCCATCGAAGAGAAGTTTGGCGTGAGCGCTGCCGCCATGGCAGGCCCCGCAGCTGCCGGCCCCGCCGCTGCAGTCGCTGAAGAACAAACCGAATTCAACGTCATGCTCATGGATGCTGGCGCGAACAAGGTGTCGGCGATCAAGGCCGTGCGCGAAATCACCGGCCTGGGCCTCAAGGAAGCCAAGGACCTGGTGGAAGCCGCTCCCAAGGCTGTCAAGGAAGGCCTGTCGAAGGCTGACGCTGAAGCCGCCAAGAAGAAGCTGGAAGATGCCGGCGCCAAGGTGGAACTGAAGTAATTCAGACCCCCTAGAGGGCTGGAGGTGCCTGAAAAGGCCCTCCAGCCTTTGCCGCTTTCAGAGCGCACCCAAAAGCCGGCTTGGTTCCGGCTCTTCCAGAGGCCGAAAGGTCGACGGAAAAGCAAAAGCCAAGACGATTTTTGAGTGTCTTCTGAACCCGACTGCAGAAGACCCCTTGGTTCGGGCGATGTGCAATGCATCGCCGTCCGCCAACGGCTGGTAGTGGCCAGCCGCCAAGCAGTGGTGCCGTTCGCCCGGCATCACTGACAAGTCGCTGAAGATCTCAAGCACCGGAGCTCTCATGGCCCAATCGTCCGCGTACAGTTACACCGAACGCAAGCGCATCCGAAAAAGTTTCGGTAACCGCGACAGCGTCGTCGAAATCCCTTACCTGCTGCAGATGCAGAAAGACGCGTACACCGCGTTCCTGCAAGCCGGCATCGCTCCCAAACAACGCACCGTCGAAGGCCTGCAGGCCGCATTCGACGCCGCCTTCCCGATCGTCTCGCACAACGGTTTCGTCGAGATGAAGTTCCTCGAGTACAACCTGGCGAAGCCGGCGTTCGATGTGCGTGAGTGCCAGACCCGCGGTCTGACCTTCGCCTCGGCCGTGCGCGCCAAGGTGCAGCTCATCATCTATGACCGCGAGTCGTCGACCTCGCAGTCGAAGGTGGTCAAGGAAGTGAAGGAACAAGAGGTCTACATGGGCGAAGTGCCGCTCATGACCGACAAGGGTTCGTTCATCATCAACGGCACCGAGCGCGTGATCGTCTCGCAGCTGCACCGTTCGCCCGGCGTGTTCTTCGAACACGACAAGGGCAAGACGCACAGCTCGGGCAAGCTGCTGTTCTCGGCCCGCGTGATTCCTTACCGCGGTTCGTGGCTCGACTTCGAGTTCGACCCGAAGGACATGCTGTACTTCCGCGTGGACCGTCGCCGCAAGATGCCGGTCACGATCCTGCTGAAGGCCATCGGCCTGAACCCGGAATCGATCCTCGCGAACTTCTTCGTGAACGACAACTTCCGCCTGATGGACAGCGGCGCGCAGATGGAGTTCGTCTCCGAGCGCCTGCGCGGCGAAGTCGCGCGCTTCGACATCACCGACAAGTCGGGCAAGGTCGTGGTCGCCAAGGACAAGCGCGTCACCGCGCGCCACACGCGTGAGCTCGAGCAGGGCGGCACCACGCACATCAGCGTGCCGGAAGACTTCCTGATCGGCCGCGTGATCGCCCGCAACATCGTCGACGCCGACTCCGGCGAAATCCTGGCCAAGGCCAACGACGAGCTGACCGAAGCGCTGCTGAAGAAGCTGCGCACGGCCGGCGTGCAGGACATCCAGGTCATCTACACGAACGAACTGGACCAGGGCGCGTACATCTCGCAAACGCTGCGCATCGACGAAACCGTCGACGAGTTCGCAGCGCGCGTGGCCATCTACCGCATGATGCGCCCCGGCGAGCCGCCGACCGAAGACGCCGTGCAGGCCCTGTTCCAGCGCCTGTTCTACAACCCGGACACGTACGACCTGTCGCGCGTGGGCCGCATGAAGTTCAACGCCAAGGTCGGCCGCGACGAATCGACCGGCCCGATGGTGCTGACCAACGAAGACATCCTGGCCGTGGTCAAGATCCTCGTGGACCTGCGCAACGGCAACGGCGAAGTCGACGACATCGACCACCTGGGCAACCGCCGCGTGCGTTGCGTCGGTGAACTGGCCGAAAACCAGTACCGCACCGGCCTGGCACGTATCGAGAAGGCCGTGAAGGAGCGTCTGGGTCAGGCCGAGCAAGAGCCGCTGATGCCGCACGACCTGATCAACAGCAAGCCGATCTCGGCCGCGCTGAAGGAATTCTTCGGTGCATCGCAGCTGTCGCAGTTCATGGACCAGACGAACCCGCTGTCCGAAATCACCCACAAGCGCCGCGTGTCGGCCCTTGGCCCGGGCGGTCTGACGCGTGAACGTGCAGGCTTCGAAGTGCGCGACGTGCACGTGACCCATTACGGCCGCGTGTGCCCGATCGAAACGCCTGAAGGCCCGAACATCGGTCTGATCAACTCGCTGGCCCTGTACGCCCGCCTGAACGAATACGGCTTCATCGAGACGCCGTACCGTCGCGTGGTCGACAGCAAGGTCACGATGGACATCGACTACCTGTCGGCCATCGAAGAAGGCAAGTACGTCATCGCCCAGGCCAATGCGGTCCTGGACAAGGACGGCACGCTGACCGGCGACCTGGTCTCCGCGCGTGAAGCCGGCGAATCGATCCTGGTCGGTGCCGAGCGCATCCAGTACATGGACGTGTCGCCCGCGCAGATCGTGTCGGTGGCTGCCTCGCTCGTGCCGTTCCTGGAGCACGACGATGCGAACCGCGCGCTGATGGGCGCCAACATGCAGCGTCAGGCCGTGCCTGTGCTGCGTCCCGAAAAGCCGATGGTCGGTACCGGCATCGAGCGCGTTTCCGCGGTCGACTCGGGCACCGTGGTCACGGCCACCCGTGGCGGTATCGTCGACTACGTCGATGCGACCCGTGTCGTGGTGCGCGTGAACGACGCCGAAGCGGCAGCCGGTGAAGTCGGTGTGGACATCTACAACCTGATCAAGTATCAGCGTTCGAACCAGAACACCAACATCCACCAGCGTCCGATCGTCAAGCGCGGCGACAAGATCGCCAAGGGCGACGTGGTGGCTGACGGCGCATCGACCGACCTCGGCGAACTGGCTCTCGGCCAGAACATGCTGATCGCGTTCATGCCCTGGAACGGCTACAACTTCGAAGACTCGATCCTGATCTCGGAACGCGTCGTTGCCGAAGACCGCTACACCTCGATCCACATCGAGGAACTGGTGGTGATGGCCCGCGACACGAAGCTGGGCGCCGAAGAAATCACGCGCGACATCCCGAACCTGGCCGAGCAGCAGCTCAACCGCCTCGACGAATCCGGCATCATTTATGTCGGCGCCGAAGTGCAGCCGGGCGACACGCTGGTGGGCAAGGTCACGCCGAAGGGCGAGACCACGCTGACGCCTGAAGAGAAGCTGCTTCGCGCCATCTTCGGCGAGAAGGCTTCCGACGTGAAGGACACCTCGCTGCGTGTGGACCAGGGCTCGCAAGGCACCGTGATCGACGTGCAGGTGTTCACCCGCGAAGGCATCCAGCGCGACAAGCGCGCCCAGCAGATCATCGACGATGAGCTGAAGCGCTTCCGCCTCGACCTGAACGACCAGCTGCGCATCGTCGAAGCCGACGCGTTCGACCGTATCGAGAAGCTCCTGACCGGCAAGGTCGCCAACGGCGGCCCGAACAAGCTGGCCAAGGGCACCAAGCTCGACAAGGCCTACCTGTCGTCGGTCGAGAAGTTCCACTGGTTCGACATCCGCCCGGCGGAAGACGAAGTGGCAACGCAGCTCGAGTCGATCAAGAACTCGCTCGAGCAGACGCGCCACAGCTTCGACCTCGCGTTCGAAGAAAAGCGCAAGAAGCTCACGCAAGGCGACGAGCTGCCCGCGGGCGTGCTCAAGATGGTCAAGGTCTACCTGGCCGTCAAGCGCCGCCTGCAACCCGGCGACAAGATGGCCGGCCGTCACGGCAACAAGGGTGTGGTGTCCAAGATCGTTCCGGTCGAAGACATGCCCCACATGGCCGACGGCACGCCGTGCGACATCTGCCTGAACCCGCTGGGCGTGCCTTCGCGGATGAACGTGGGCCAGGTGCTTGAAGTGCACTTGGGCTGGGCCGGCAAGGGCATCGGCCAGCGCATCGGTGACATGCTGCAGCAAGAGGCCAAGGTGGCCGAGCTGCGCAAGTTCCTGGAGCAGCTGTACAACGGCTCGGGCCGCAAGGAAGAGCTCGACCAGCTGAGCGACACCGAGCTGCTCTCCATGGCCGCCAACCTGCAAAGCGGCGCGACCTTCGCGACGCCGGTGTTCGACGGCGCCTCGGAAGAAGAAATCCGCGGCATGCTGAAGCTCGCCTACCCGGACGACATCGCCAAGCTCAAGGGCCTGACCGATACGCGCACGCAGGCTTACCTGTACGACGGCCGCACCGGCGACCAGTTCGAGCGTCCCGTCACCGTCGGCTACATGCACTTCTTGAAGCTGCACCACTTGGTGGACGACAAGATGCACGCCCGTTCGACCGGCCCGTACTCGCTCGTCACGCAGCAACCGCTGGGCGGCAAGGCGCAGTTCGGCGGCCAGCGTTTCGGTGAAATGGAAGTGTGGGCGCTGGAAGCTTACGGCGCCGCCTACGTCCTGCAGGAAATGCTGACCGTGAAGTCCGACGACGTGCAAGG
Encoded here:
- the nusG gene encoding transcription termination/antitermination protein NusG → MPAANPDLRWYVVHAYSGMEKAVERNITERITRAGMQDKFGRILVPTEEVVEIKNGQKRTTERRFFPGYVLVEMIMDDESWHLVKHTNKVTGFVGGAKNRPAPISQKEVEDIVNQMQQGTEKPRHKVEFTVGEFVRVKEGPFTDFNGTVEDVNYEKSKVSVSVMIFGRATPVELEFGQVEKT
- the rplL gene encoding 50S ribosomal protein L7/L12, which codes for MAFDKDAFLTALDAMTVLELNDLVKAIEEKFGVSAAAMAGPAAAGPAAAVAEEQTEFNVMLMDAGANKVSAIKAVREITGLGLKEAKDLVEAAPKAVKEGLSKADAEAAKKKLEDAGAKVELK
- the rplJ gene encoding 50S ribosomal protein L10, which produces MSLNRSEKEAVISDVTSLAAKAQTLVMAEYRGISVADMTKLRAEARSKGVTLSVLKNTLARRAVAGSAFEVIGDQMTGPLIYGFSEDAVAAAKVVADFAKTNDKLVIRGGAFGGKALDVNGVKQLASIPSKEVLLAQLLGLMQSPISRTARVLAALAAKRGEGEAAPATDAPAEAEAQPA
- the rpoB gene encoding DNA-directed RNA polymerase subunit beta — protein: MAQSSAYSYTERKRIRKSFGNRDSVVEIPYLLQMQKDAYTAFLQAGIAPKQRTVEGLQAAFDAAFPIVSHNGFVEMKFLEYNLAKPAFDVRECQTRGLTFASAVRAKVQLIIYDRESSTSQSKVVKEVKEQEVYMGEVPLMTDKGSFIINGTERVIVSQLHRSPGVFFEHDKGKTHSSGKLLFSARVIPYRGSWLDFEFDPKDMLYFRVDRRRKMPVTILLKAIGLNPESILANFFVNDNFRLMDSGAQMEFVSERLRGEVARFDITDKSGKVVVAKDKRVTARHTRELEQGGTTHISVPEDFLIGRVIARNIVDADSGEILAKANDELTEALLKKLRTAGVQDIQVIYTNELDQGAYISQTLRIDETVDEFAARVAIYRMMRPGEPPTEDAVQALFQRLFYNPDTYDLSRVGRMKFNAKVGRDESTGPMVLTNEDILAVVKILVDLRNGNGEVDDIDHLGNRRVRCVGELAENQYRTGLARIEKAVKERLGQAEQEPLMPHDLINSKPISAALKEFFGASQLSQFMDQTNPLSEITHKRRVSALGPGGLTRERAGFEVRDVHVTHYGRVCPIETPEGPNIGLINSLALYARLNEYGFIETPYRRVVDSKVTMDIDYLSAIEEGKYVIAQANAVLDKDGTLTGDLVSAREAGESILVGAERIQYMDVSPAQIVSVAASLVPFLEHDDANRALMGANMQRQAVPVLRPEKPMVGTGIERVSAVDSGTVVTATRGGIVDYVDATRVVVRVNDAEAAAGEVGVDIYNLIKYQRSNQNTNIHQRPIVKRGDKIAKGDVVADGASTDLGELALGQNMLIAFMPWNGYNFEDSILISERVVAEDRYTSIHIEELVVMARDTKLGAEEITRDIPNLAEQQLNRLDESGIIYVGAEVQPGDTLVGKVTPKGETTLTPEEKLLRAIFGEKASDVKDTSLRVDQGSQGTVIDVQVFTREGIQRDKRAQQIIDDELKRFRLDLNDQLRIVEADAFDRIEKLLTGKVANGGPNKLAKGTKLDKAYLSSVEKFHWFDIRPAEDEVATQLESIKNSLEQTRHSFDLAFEEKRKKLTQGDELPAGVLKMVKVYLAVKRRLQPGDKMAGRHGNKGVVSKIVPVEDMPHMADGTPCDICLNPLGVPSRMNVGQVLEVHLGWAGKGIGQRIGDMLQQEAKVAELRKFLEQLYNGSGRKEELDQLSDTELLSMAANLQSGATFATPVFDGASEEEIRGMLKLAYPDDIAKLKGLTDTRTQAYLYDGRTGDQFERPVTVGYMHFLKLHHLVDDKMHARSTGPYSLVTQQPLGGKAQFGGQRFGEMEVWALEAYGAAYVLQEMLTVKSDDVQGRTKVYESIVKGEHSIEAGMPESFNVLVKEIRSLGLDIELERS
- the rplA gene encoding 50S ribosomal protein L1 — its product is MSKITKKQKSLEGKVDSNKLYPLADAIVIVKDAATAKFDESIDVAVQLGIDAKKSDQVVRGAVVLPNGTGKTKRVAVFAQGAKAEEAKAAGADIVGMDDLAAMVKAGDMPFDVVIAAPDAMRVVGTLGQILGPRGLMPNPKVGTVTPDVATAVKNAKAGQVQFRVDKAGIIHGTIGRRSFDNDKLQGNLAALIDALVKAKPATSKGVYLRKVAVSSTMGLGVRVDTQTISAS
- the secE gene encoding preprotein translocase subunit SecE, yielding MATSQIETVSTGADKAKLAAAVVLAVGAIVAFYLLSRQGSLVQWAALLVGLAAAVGAFGSSENGRQLWAFGRDSWREVKKVVWPTRKESMQMTAYVFAFVAIMSVFLWLTDKTLEWVFFDLILGWRK
- the rplK gene encoding 50S ribosomal protein L11 yields the protein MAKKIVGFIKLQVPAGKANPSPPIGPALGQRGLNIMEFCKAFNAQTQGVEPGLPLPVVITAFADKSFTFIIKTPPAITLIKKAIKLDKGSARPHTDKVGKITRAQLEEIAKAKMKDLTAADLDAAVRTIAGSARSMGVNVEGV